A region of uncultured Draconibacterium sp. DNA encodes the following proteins:
- a CDS encoding VOC family protein, with product MKQNVKVISTIIVLTIILMACNSAITFPPVSQTPTNSHNQGQFVWHDLATYDPLAAKDFYSEVFDWEFETLGTGSNVYYVVKNKGIPIGGMFKLADKYGKAAEWIASISVPDVDAAISYNTSGGGKTIFKKAAFDGRGETALVQDPQGAFVAFLHSESGDPQPQRAGNIKMNSWLWNELWTNDLDASLGFYRGLTSSETEEVKAAKVPYFMFKQDNNTFSGAIGNPVEGARSAWMPYIKVKDVNATFEKAKAAGAHVMMEPTQSIRKGTVAVLMDPTGAQFTIQQWILR from the coding sequence ATGAAACAAAATGTAAAAGTAATCTCCACAATTATTGTTTTAACAATAATTTTAATGGCTTGTAATTCGGCCATTACTTTTCCTCCTGTGTCGCAAACACCAACTAATAGTCATAATCAGGGGCAATTCGTTTGGCACGATCTGGCAACCTATGATCCCTTAGCTGCAAAAGATTTTTATTCTGAAGTTTTTGACTGGGAATTTGAAACCCTGGGCACAGGCAGTAATGTGTATTATGTGGTAAAAAACAAAGGAATACCAATTGGCGGAATGTTTAAACTGGCCGATAAGTACGGTAAAGCTGCCGAATGGATCGCATCGATATCGGTGCCCGATGTTGATGCCGCTATATCGTACAATACTTCGGGTGGAGGCAAAACGATTTTTAAGAAAGCAGCATTCGATGGCCGTGGCGAAACCGCTTTGGTCCAGGATCCGCAAGGTGCTTTTGTGGCATTTTTGCACTCAGAAAGCGGCGATCCACAGCCACAAAGAGCCGGAAACATCAAAATGAATTCCTGGCTTTGGAACGAATTGTGGACGAATGATCTTGATGCATCGCTCGGTTTTTACAGGGGCCTTACAAGCAGTGAAACGGAAGAAGTTAAAGCTGCAAAAGTCCCGTATTTTATGTTTAAACAAGATAATAATACATTCTCAGGAGCAATCGGTAATCCCGTTGAAGGTGCCCGAAGTGCCTGGATGCCCTACATAAAAGTGAAAGATGTGAATGCCACTTTTGAAAAAGCCAAAGCTGCAGGCGCTCATGTAATGATGGAGCCCACACAGTCGATACGTAAAGGAACGGTGGCTGTTTTAATGGATCCAACCGGTGCACAGTTTACAATACAACAATGGATTTTAAGATAA
- a CDS encoding arylsulfatase produces MITIKTKRTGSWIVFILLVAMAVICVPRKAEAQSEKPNILIIWGDDVGMWNLSAYHRGMMGGTTPNIDKIADAGMIFMDHYAQASCTAGRAAFITGQYPMRTGLSTVGLPGAPQGLQAKDPTLAEMLKPLGYATGQFGKNHLGDRDEFLPTAHGFDEFYGILYHLNAGEYPEQYDFPKDEATQEKLNLKQRGVIHSWALENGEQKIEDLGDWGTEVQRNLDQDVLEESKRFIRDAVEDDKPFFVWHNMTRMHYRTNLNEHYDGITGYGLYADGMKELDDDVGELLDLLEELGVDENTIVMFSTDNGAASNSWPDGGNQPFHGEKGVGGWEGGFRVPMAVSWPGHIPKGKATGEFMTMEDWVPTIMSWLGQPNLKEELLTGKSIGGKTYRVHLDGYDQSDILLNNGKSNRKEFYYFTETTLHGMRYGDWKVLFRDQEHWFRSPQLALSTPIITNLKLDPFERFHEARGYDEWAENRSWILGQVGVHLGEFLQTFKEFPPSQESMSVQFDDFNKMLKTVNQ; encoded by the coding sequence ATGATTACAATTAAAACAAAACGGACAGGTAGCTGGATTGTATTTATCCTGCTAGTTGCAATGGCAGTGATTTGTGTGCCCCGGAAGGCAGAAGCACAAAGTGAAAAACCCAACATCTTAATTATTTGGGGTGATGACGTTGGCATGTGGAACCTTTCAGCCTATCACCGCGGAATGATGGGAGGTACAACACCCAATATCGATAAGATTGCTGATGCCGGGATGATTTTTATGGATCACTATGCGCAGGCATCATGCACAGCCGGAAGAGCGGCATTTATAACCGGGCAATACCCAATGCGTACAGGACTGAGTACTGTAGGTCTTCCGGGGGCTCCGCAGGGCTTGCAGGCTAAAGATCCAACCTTAGCTGAAATGCTGAAACCGCTGGGTTATGCCACCGGACAATTTGGAAAAAACCACCTGGGCGACCGCGACGAGTTTTTGCCAACAGCACACGGATTCGACGAATTTTATGGGATTCTTTACCACCTGAACGCCGGCGAATATCCCGAGCAATATGATTTCCCGAAGGATGAGGCCACGCAAGAGAAACTTAACCTGAAACAACGGGGAGTTATCCATTCGTGGGCATTGGAAAATGGCGAACAAAAAATTGAAGATCTTGGAGATTGGGGAACAGAGGTTCAACGCAATCTCGATCAGGATGTGTTGGAAGAATCGAAACGCTTTATTCGCGATGCAGTTGAAGATGACAAACCATTCTTTGTTTGGCACAACATGACCCGTATGCACTACAGAACGAATCTGAATGAACATTACGATGGAATTACAGGATACGGTTTATATGCCGATGGTATGAAAGAATTAGACGATGATGTAGGTGAATTATTAGATTTATTAGAAGAATTAGGAGTAGATGAAAATACAATTGTAATGTTCTCAACCGACAACGGAGCAGCCTCTAACAGCTGGCCCGATGGCGGTAACCAACCTTTCCATGGCGAAAAAGGAGTTGGTGGCTGGGAAGGTGGTTTCCGTGTGCCGATGGCGGTAAGCTGGCCCGGTCATATTCCCAAAGGAAAAGCTACCGGTGAATTTATGACCATGGAAGACTGGGTGCCAACAATCATGTCGTGGCTTGGTCAACCCAACTTGAAAGAAGAATTACTTACCGGTAAATCCATTGGAGGCAAAACCTATAGAGTTCATTTAGATGGCTACGACCAGTCTGATATCCTGTTGAATAATGGAAAAAGTAATCGTAAGGAATTCTATTACTTCACCGAAACCACATTGCATGGTATGCGCTACGGCGACTGGAAGGTTTTGTTCCGTGATCAGGAACATTGGTTTCGATCTCCTCAGCTTGCGCTTTCTACACCAATAATTACTAACCTGAAATTGGATCCATTTGAAAGATTCCACGAAGCTCGGGGTTATGATGAATGGGCCGAAAACAGAAGTTGGATTTTAGGACAGGTTGGTGTTCACCTGGGAGAGTTTCTACAAACATTTAAGGAATTTCCGCCCAGCCAGGAAAGTATGTCGGTACAGTTCGACGACTTCAATAAAATGCTGAAAACGGTAAATCAATAA
- a CDS encoding BamA/TamA family outer membrane protein, protein MKRTAIALILVLSVCVVFAQTKEKKEKKDKSEKNLSIVPLPAIAYNPGNGWLLGVAPGASWFMGNPEKTSISSGLGTLIYTTKKQFLFTAKTNIFLDGDSWNLMGDWRYFITSQPTYGLGTGPQSGKPVGTGIEYADGLFSSPISDAQMMDFNYLRFHETVLKRMGDTRYFLGVGYHLDMHSKIEDNLLDLGAEEPVLTSHYTYQTISGLPTDKYTLSGISLNALLDSRDNAVNPYSGRYVFANIRINPKFLGSTKSSSLLWLEYRDYLHLDKDRPRHLIGFWTYGSFVTSGKVPYLDLPAVGWDQFGRSGRAYTQGRFRGEDLIYGEVEYRFPLQKTKETFGGVIFVNSTTASNRNADINLFKYLDYGYGAGLRVMINKKSRANLSIDYAFGKYGAQGFYFGINEVF, encoded by the coding sequence ATGAAAAGAACAGCTATAGCCTTGATTTTGGTTTTAAGTGTGTGTGTTGTGTTTGCTCAAACCAAAGAGAAAAAAGAAAAAAAGGATAAATCGGAAAAGAATTTGTCGATAGTTCCCTTACCCGCCATTGCTTACAACCCGGGTAACGGATGGTTGCTGGGTGTTGCTCCAGGAGCCAGCTGGTTTATGGGAAATCCCGAAAAAACGAGTATTTCATCAGGTTTGGGAACCTTAATTTATACCACAAAAAAGCAGTTTCTATTTACAGCCAAAACCAATATTTTCCTCGATGGCGATAGTTGGAACCTAATGGGCGACTGGCGTTATTTTATTACCTCGCAACCTACTTATGGTTTAGGAACCGGGCCACAATCGGGGAAACCGGTTGGGACCGGGATTGAATACGCCGATGGATTGTTCAGCAGCCCGATTTCTGATGCTCAGATGATGGATTTTAACTATCTGCGTTTTCACGAAACAGTTTTAAAACGCATGGGTGATACACGCTACTTTCTGGGAGTTGGGTATCATCTCGATATGCACTCAAAAATTGAAGACAACCTGCTCGATCTTGGGGCTGAAGAGCCGGTTCTTACCAGTCATTATACCTACCAGACAATTAGTGGCCTGCCTACCGATAAATATACGCTTTCAGGAATTTCATTAAATGCATTGCTCGACAGCCGCGATAATGCGGTAAATCCATACAGCGGACGTTATGTCTTTGCCAATATCAGGATTAATCCGAAGTTTTTGGGAAGTACAAAAAGTTCGTCGTTGCTGTGGCTCGAATACCGCGATTATCTTCATCTCGATAAGGACCGACCACGGCACTTAATCGGATTCTGGACTTATGGCTCGTTTGTTACTTCGGGCAAGGTGCCTTACCTTGATTTGCCTGCCGTTGGCTGGGACCAATTCGGGCGCTCGGGACGTGCCTACACACAAGGGCGTTTTCGCGGAGAGGATTTGATCTATGGCGAGGTAGAATATCGTTTCCCCTTGCAAAAAACAAAAGAAACCTTTGGTGGAGTGATATTTGTAAACTCAACAACCGCCAGCAACCGCAATGCCGATATCAATCTGTTTAAATACCTGGATTACGGTTATGGAGCCGGTTTAAGGGTGATGATTAACAAAAAATCGCGTGCCAATCTCAGCATTGATTATGCCTTTGGGAAATACGGTGCCCAGGGATTTTATTTTGGAATAAACGAAGTGTTCTAG
- a CDS encoding DUF4956 domain-containing protein produces the protein MTDIQLHNISGEPWSDFLIRLTVNIISIFLLIRFIYYPKNSRVKYLFTFFLMGMMIFLIASLLDRVSLDVGLALGLFAIFGIIRYRSPSIDLKEMTYLFLVIGLSIINALVEFNVQTITGLLVANLIVIISAIIMENYKPRDYVLKRLLVYNPSDYSILNDNKTLLEEIRQDTGINILRVDIEKINKAKNEITVWIYFREKSPERVKVINPDDQAAEDSTMEWESTKSNHY, from the coding sequence ATGACAGATATACAGCTACACAATATTAGCGGAGAACCCTGGTCTGATTTTCTAATCCGGCTTACGGTAAACATAATCTCTATCTTTCTTTTGATCCGGTTTATATACTATCCCAAAAACAGCAGGGTAAAATACCTGTTTACTTTTTTTCTGATGGGAATGATGATCTTCCTTATAGCTTCTTTGCTCGATCGGGTGAGTCTTGACGTAGGACTGGCTTTGGGTTTATTTGCCATTTTCGGCATTATCCGCTACCGCTCGCCTTCTATCGATTTAAAAGAAATGACTTATTTGTTCCTGGTTATTGGCCTTTCAATTATAAATGCGCTGGTTGAGTTTAATGTGCAAACAATTACAGGACTATTGGTTGCGAACCTTATTGTTATTATTTCAGCAATTATAATGGAAAACTATAAACCTCGTGACTATGTTTTAAAGAGGTTGTTGGTTTATAATCCATCTGATTATTCCATTTTAAACGATAATAAAACTTTACTGGAAGAAATAAGACAAGATACGGGTATCAATATATTGCGGGTCGACATTGAAAAAATAAACAAGGCTAAAAATGAAATTACGGTTTGGATCTATTTCAGGGAAAAAAGTCCGGAAAGGGTTAAAGTAATAAATCCTGATGATCAGGCTGCAGAAGATTCAACAATGGAGTGGGAAAGCACAAAGAGTAACCATTATTAA
- a CDS encoding META domain-containing protein codes for MRYTIVFAIILLLAGCNPAEKASIYWVNSYKVDCVGVGPMKCMLVQKGETPDPGKWTNFYSKIEGFEYEPGFIYKLKVKEEQLENVPADASSIKYTLVEVLEKREDGKLALDGIWDALKINGSVIKLPRSLGAGVLPNLQINIREMQITGIDNCNNFTGQITEIGESTIEFGTIAGTQKMCPDMTISKAFNEALNAVKKYKLKENNLVFTDNEGTELLEFTKGTEAKILLNDIWVAEIVDGETVADAATAPHLEINSKEMKAMGTDGCNNFTGEITTLTNNELVFGPLAGTRKMCPDMTVADKFNKLIPQVRSYKIANLKLTLFDGKGEVLMVMKKVD; via the coding sequence ATGAGATACACGATAGTCTTTGCAATTATATTGCTTTTGGCGGGCTGTAATCCTGCGGAAAAAGCAAGCATATATTGGGTGAACAGTTACAAGGTTGATTGTGTTGGCGTGGGCCCGATGAAATGTATGTTGGTTCAAAAAGGCGAAACTCCTGACCCCGGCAAGTGGACCAATTTCTATTCAAAAATTGAAGGTTTTGAATACGAACCCGGTTTTATTTACAAGCTGAAGGTAAAAGAGGAGCAGCTGGAAAATGTTCCTGCTGATGCTTCGTCGATTAAATATACTTTGGTGGAAGTGCTGGAAAAAAGAGAAGATGGAAAATTAGCTTTGGACGGCATCTGGGATGCGCTAAAAATAAATGGTTCGGTAATAAAATTGCCTCGTTCGCTTGGTGCCGGAGTACTACCAAATTTGCAGATTAATATTCGTGAAATGCAAATTACCGGCATTGATAACTGCAATAATTTTACCGGGCAAATTACTGAAATTGGCGAAAGTACCATTGAATTCGGAACCATTGCGGGTACGCAGAAAATGTGTCCTGACATGACGATCTCAAAAGCTTTTAACGAGGCTTTAAACGCCGTGAAAAAATACAAGTTGAAAGAAAATAACCTGGTCTTTACTGACAATGAAGGGACTGAATTGCTGGAATTTACTAAAGGCACAGAAGCAAAAATTTTGTTGAATGACATTTGGGTAGCTGAAATTGTTGACGGAGAAACAGTCGCCGACGCTGCCACAGCGCCACATCTGGAAATAAACAGCAAGGAAATGAAGGCGATGGGAACCGACGGCTGCAATAATTTTACGGGGGAGATTACAACTTTAACCAACAACGAGCTGGTTTTTGGTCCCCTGGCCGGCACCCGAAAAATGTGTCCCGATATGACTGTTGCTGACAAATTTAATAAGCTGATTCCACAGGTTCGTAGTTATAAAATAGCCAACTTGAAGCTTACGCTTTTTGACGGAAAGGGCGAAGTTTTGATGGTAATGAAAAAAGTGGATTAA
- a CDS encoding AI-2E family transporter, translating into MSEKKATNTIGKENIETYVKTALIFLVVVICFLIFKPFLVPVIWGMIIAIAFHPLHIRLTKLLKGKSGLSATIITLVLLAILLVPSGTFVDSLFVNVKEIAGHLKTGDLVVNEPPEKVADWPLVGKSIYNSWHEFAVDVKDAAVQFQPQIQALGQKVLGFFKSFMGSILVFMLSIIISGIFLANSTSGYPFIYKLFGRLVGEEKGTEMVNNSKKTVSSVVTGILGTAIIQTAIISAALFVFKIPLAAVLTLVTFFFAVAQIPVFLIIIPLIIYMFSAVGGTPAVLFTIWGIVGALSDNVLKPMLLGRGLNIPMLVILIGAIGGMLLMGMIGLFIGAVVLALGYQILQLWMNDVKEKLEATDVKIQED; encoded by the coding sequence ATGTCTGAAAAAAAAGCAACCAACACAATTGGAAAAGAAAACATTGAAACCTACGTAAAAACAGCACTAATTTTCTTAGTTGTAGTCATTTGCTTCCTCATTTTTAAACCATTTCTAGTGCCGGTAATCTGGGGAATGATCATTGCAATTGCATTTCACCCCTTACATATTCGCCTTACAAAACTGCTGAAAGGAAAAAGTGGTTTATCGGCCACAATAATTACACTTGTTCTTTTGGCCATATTGCTTGTTCCCTCCGGTACCTTCGTTGATTCGTTATTCGTAAATGTAAAAGAAATTGCAGGGCATTTGAAAACAGGCGATCTGGTAGTTAATGAGCCCCCCGAAAAAGTTGCCGACTGGCCGTTGGTCGGGAAGTCGATATACAATTCGTGGCATGAATTCGCTGTTGATGTTAAGGATGCAGCCGTACAATTCCAACCACAAATTCAGGCTTTGGGACAAAAAGTACTCGGCTTCTTTAAAAGTTTCATGGGTAGCATACTGGTTTTTATGCTCTCCATTATTATTTCCGGCATCTTTTTAGCCAATTCAACTTCGGGCTATCCATTTATTTACAAGCTTTTTGGCCGCCTGGTAGGCGAAGAAAAAGGTACTGAAATGGTAAACAACTCTAAAAAAACCGTGAGCAGTGTGGTAACCGGTATTTTAGGAACCGCCATAATACAAACGGCTATTATTTCAGCTGCACTTTTTGTATTTAAAATACCACTGGCTGCCGTATTAACACTGGTTACATTTTTCTTTGCAGTGGCCCAAATACCGGTATTTTTAATTATCATACCACTCATCATTTACATGTTTTCGGCAGTTGGCGGAACACCCGCAGTGTTGTTTACAATTTGGGGTATTGTAGGTGCCTTAAGCGACAATGTACTAAAACCCATGTTGCTGGGCCGTGGCCTTAACATCCCCATGCTCGTTATTCTTATAGGGGCAATTGGCGGCATGTTGCTTATGGGAATGATCGGCCTGTTTATTGGTGCGGTAGTTCTGGCTTTAGGCTACCAAATCCTTCAACTGTGGATGAATGATGTAAAAGAAAAGTTGGAAGCTACTGACGTAAAGATCCAGGAAGATTAA
- a CDS encoding HAD family hydrolase gives MKTSNKMILLFAAFLFLVSCSNTNEPQQQQVKSDPLSSWNDGEVKTAISTFVSNVTDESSADFVAVEDRIAVFDNDGTLWCEKPLYIPVELELAYVKNEYPEHPEWEEDKFFSGIAQNDLSVLSDYDNNELIDKLFGAHDGQKEEDYKDFVYHTLSSAQHSKFNRPLKEMTFSPMVQLVNYLQENDFKVYIVTGGEITSVRTVSEEVYNIPKENVVGSSVVLEYVSDDTGTYLIRTKKIQSANDKQVKPANIELHIGRKPIFAAGNSDGDYQMMEFTLSNDKPSMAILVHHDDEAREYSYMHGTEKAVEDAAEKGWYVVSMRDDFKEIFAE, from the coding sequence ATGAAGACAAGCAATAAAATGATCCTTCTGTTTGCTGCTTTTTTATTTCTGGTTTCGTGCTCAAATACAAACGAACCGCAGCAACAACAAGTAAAAAGCGATCCGCTTTCGTCATGGAACGACGGCGAAGTTAAAACAGCCATTTCAACATTTGTTTCGAATGTCACCGATGAAAGTTCCGCCGATTTTGTAGCGGTAGAAGACCGAATAGCGGTATTTGATAACGACGGTACTTTGTGGTGCGAAAAGCCGCTTTACATTCCTGTTGAACTGGAGCTGGCCTATGTGAAAAACGAGTATCCTGAGCATCCGGAGTGGGAAGAAGATAAATTCTTCAGTGGTATTGCCCAAAATGATCTTTCGGTGTTAAGTGATTACGACAACAACGAACTGATCGACAAACTGTTTGGTGCCCACGACGGTCAAAAAGAAGAAGATTACAAAGATTTTGTATATCACACTTTATCCTCGGCTCAACACAGCAAGTTTAATCGTCCCTTAAAAGAAATGACTTTCTCGCCAATGGTGCAGCTGGTAAATTATTTGCAGGAAAATGATTTCAAGGTATACATCGTTACCGGAGGCGAAATCACGTCCGTACGTACCGTTTCGGAAGAGGTTTATAACATCCCAAAAGAAAACGTAGTGGGTAGTAGTGTAGTACTTGAGTATGTTAGCGATGACACCGGTACCTACCTGATCCGCACAAAAAAGATCCAGTCGGCAAACGACAAACAGGTAAAGCCTGCAAATATTGAGTTGCATATTGGACGTAAACCTATTTTTGCTGCCGGGAACAGCGATGGCGATTACCAGATGATGGAATTTACATTGTCGAACGATAAACCATCGATGGCAATTTTGGTGCACCACGACGATGAGGCCCGTGAATACAGCTACATGCACGGAACGGAAAAAGCGGTGGAAGATGCTGCTGAAAAAGGCTGGTATGTAGTGAGTATGAGAGATGATTTTAAGGAGATTTTTGCTGAATAA
- a CDS encoding porin family protein: protein MKKILIISAFLLIANISGAQVLISLLLGDKLNSPNIEFGLEGGLNFTNINGFENNRGVRNFNLGFYFDIRMKNNLYLYTGVQGLSGLGMGKLSAADLEFLDADIYEVEGTYNQRIKSFMVPILANYKFANHIYLEAGPQVGLLYKSWVDFTSDQDNKDWNIKEYNYDLVNWFNGGIAFGAGYKLMKGEGWTIGVRYYQGLTNVFKDKSGSLHHSLHFKVNIPIGVAKTDETES, encoded by the coding sequence ATGAAGAAAATACTGATCATAAGCGCATTTCTTCTAATAGCCAACATTTCGGGAGCACAGGTGCTTATATCGTTGCTGCTTGGCGATAAATTAAATTCGCCAAATATAGAGTTTGGCCTTGAAGGCGGGCTTAATTTTACCAACATCAATGGGTTCGAAAACAATAGAGGTGTTAGAAACTTTAACCTTGGATTTTACTTCGATATCAGAATGAAGAATAACCTGTACCTCTACACCGGAGTACAGGGACTATCCGGTTTGGGAATGGGCAAACTTTCCGCTGCTGATCTTGAATTTCTGGACGCCGATATATATGAAGTGGAAGGAACTTACAATCAAAGAATAAAATCATTTATGGTTCCGATTCTTGCCAATTATAAATTCGCCAATCATATTTACCTCGAAGCCGGTCCGCAGGTAGGACTGCTATACAAAAGCTGGGTTGATTTTACTTCAGACCAGGACAACAAAGACTGGAACATAAAAGAGTACAATTATGATTTAGTGAACTGGTTTAATGGTGGCATTGCATTTGGTGCAGGTTACAAACTAATGAAAGGCGAAGGCTGGACTATTGGAGTTCGCTATTACCAGGGACTTACCAATGTGTTTAAAGATAAATCGGGAAGCTTACATCACTCGCTGCATTTTAAAGTGAATATTCCGATTGGAGTTGCCAAAACAGATGAAACGGAAAGCTAA
- a CDS encoding DUF4136 domain-containing protein has translation MNRNYHIFTFLLFTSVLFFSCHPDYDATVEELDIAVTQHDEDQDFSQLQTFYMADSIIYINDEESNSLISVDHAHEDHILSLVRQNFLDMGWTEITGPTNGHIDADVSIMLSVLETDINYYYYYWWDWWYWYPWDWWYPWYADTYYYPGYPIWPGYPTYPIEGYTVGTLFIDMLNMDDVEMPDQGDSSFKIPMAWKGSVIGILAGSDSRIQDRLTTEINQVFEQSPYLQK, from the coding sequence ATGAATAGAAATTACCACATTTTTACTTTTCTCTTATTTACTTCTGTTCTATTCTTTTCGTGTCATCCGGATTACGATGCCACTGTTGAAGAATTAGACATTGCTGTTACCCAACACGATGAAGACCAGGATTTTTCGCAGCTACAAACCTTCTATATGGCTGATTCGATCATCTATATTAATGATGAAGAATCCAATTCGCTTATCAGTGTGGATCATGCACATGAAGATCATATTTTGTCGTTAGTAAGGCAAAATTTTCTCGATATGGGCTGGACAGAAATTACCGGCCCCACAAACGGTCACATCGATGCAGATGTTTCGATTATGCTTTCAGTACTTGAAACCGATATTAATTATTACTACTACTACTGGTGGGATTGGTGGTACTGGTATCCCTGGGACTGGTGGTATCCGTGGTATGCTGACACATACTATTATCCGGGCTATCCAATTTGGCCGGGCTACCCTACTTATCCTATTGAAGGATATACTGTTGGAACATTATTTATTGACATGTTGAATATGGATGATGTTGAAATGCCTGACCAAGGCGATAGTTCATTTAAAATACCAATGGCCTGGAAAGGATCGGTTATTGGCATTTTGGCCGGATCGGATTCGCGTATTCAGGATCGTTTAACAACTGAAATTAACCAGGTATTTGAACAAAGTCCTTATTTACAAAAATAA